One genomic window of Augochlora pura isolate Apur16 chromosome 5, APUR_v2.2.1, whole genome shotgun sequence includes the following:
- the Naxd gene encoding NAD(P)HX dehydratase — translation MSTSASVDDRMLKGIRRIVPNLNNVKYKGQDGRIGIFGGSVEYTGAPYFAAMSALRTGCDLVHIFCVKDASIPLKSFSPEPIVHPVLDQYDAVKQIKPWLDRLHVIIIGPGLGRDDKVFKVIVELIAICRDMKKPLVIDADGLFLISQKPDIIKEYPGVILTPNAMEFSRLMKGVLDKSVQPSPLVKATDVKHLAEALGKNVTIVHKGSKDLIADGHKGTEAVLCGLAGSGRRCGGQGDLLVGALSVFWWWAICAGSCESSLSAPIAASYAASRLIRECNSSAYKIKQRGMLTSDILENIQPVFARIFETHCNK, via the coding sequence ATGTCTACATCGGCATCAGTAGATGATCGTATGTTGAAGGGAATAAGAAGAATTGTTccaaatttaaacaatgttaaatataaaggaCAGGATGGCAGAATTGGTATATTTGGTGGTAGTGTAGAATATACAGGTGCACCATATTTTGCAGCTATGAGCGCACTTCGGACTGGATGCGATTTAGTGCACATATTTTGTGTAAAAGATGCAAGCATTCCTTTGAAATCATTTAGCCCAGAGCCTATTGTCCACCCAGTGCTAGATCAATATGATGcagttaaacaaataaaacctTGGCTCGATCGTCTgcatgtaattattattggtCCCGGTCTTGGCAGGGATGACAAAGtatttaaagtaattgttGAACTGATTGCAATCTGTCGAGACATGAAGAAACCATTGGTAATCGATGCCGatggattatttttaattagtcaGAAACCTGacattataaaagaatatccAGGCGTTATACTGACGCCGAATGCTATGGAGTTCAGCCGCCTAATGAAAGGAGTGCTTGACAAATCAGTTCAGCCTTCGCCATTAGTTAAAGCTACTGATGTCAAACATTTGGCAGAAGCGCTTGGAAAAAACGTTACAATCGTGCATAAAGGATCAAAAGATTTAATCGCAGATGGACATAAAGGTACAGAAGCAGTGTTGTGTGGTTTGGCTGGTTCTGGCAGACGATGCGGTGGGCAAGGTGATTTACTGGTTGGGGCATTATCTGTGTTTTGGTGGTGGGCAATTTGTGCAGGAAGTTGTGAGAGTTCTTTATCAGCTCCAATAGCTGCTAGTTATGCTGCATCAAGATTAATAAGAGAATGCAATTCATctgcatataaaataaagcagaGAGGAATGCTAACATCCGACATATTGGAGAACATACAACCTGTTTTTGCAAGAATCTTTGAAACACATTGTAACAAGTGA